From the Penaeus monodon isolate SGIC_2016 chromosome 3, NSTDA_Pmon_1, whole genome shotgun sequence genome, the window gtgtgtgtgtgtggtgagagagagagagtatgtttatatatatatacatatatatatatatatatatatatatatatatatatatatatatatatatatatatatatgaatatatatgtatgtgaatatacatatgtgtgtgtgtgtacatgcacataccacacacacacacacacacacacacacacacacacacacacacacacacacacacacaacacacacacacacacacacacaaacacacacacacacatacatatatatgattgtatataagtcatatctatgtataatttaaatatgTCAGGTAAGACGCACAAGAAATAGCAGCaaatgagaaagaataaaaattggACAATCTTTGTCATTTTTGGCTATGATTTGAATGGATGTAATGTAATGAAGGTTATGAAGGCAATGCAATGATACTTCATggcattttattaatataaataaaaaatcggtGGCATAGAATAAATATTAAGCATAGGCTGGAGTTGGCTTGTAGGCGGGGGCGGGCTTGTACTCGGGGTATTGGGCTTCACCCTCATAGCTGACCTCGGCCACGTAACCGgagtcgccgttgacagtgtaGGTGACCTTCTgtagacgaccgtcgggaaggaggACGTAGTAGGAACCCTGGGTGTCGTAACCGTCACGGGCctcctggtgaccgaagtcgttgccggaATATTCGTCCTTTACGgcatagttgaagtcgtacttggcaggTTCCTacgaaaaatatttgttattggcATGAAAaagaatttacataaaaaaaaggaataatttatGAAAGCGATCTATAAGATCAAAGGGAAAGAAGGGCAGATCCATTGTCTAACCTCATATGCGGGTTCCGGGGCATATCCGTAGGCAGGCTGTGAGGGAGCAGCTACAGCGACAGCCACAACGGCCAGAATGATGGCGgtctggaaaagaaaagaaaagaaaagaaaaaaaagaaaaaataaaaggaatttttatgtatatgcttATCGATCAAAGGCTTATATTATAAAGCTTACATGATtttgtgttatagatatatatatccaaaagccaCAGCTCACCTTTGCGATCATTGCGCAGGTATTGAAGATAGATGGTAAATAAATAAGCTGTTCGTGCGGGAGCTTTATATAGTTGCCGATAGATGGGCGGGGCCGCTTGAGGGAAAGGAAGGTGTACGCCCACACTCGGTAACCTTGCTCAACGAACGGATATGCGATGATCCTGTGAAATTCATATTGCCATTAattttcaaattctttttctttttcggcgGTCAAAACGGCTAAACAATTTTTAACATAAATAAACGTGTCTCTAAGTGTAGATGCACATAAGCATtccatttctatttattatacatGTGCATAGAACCAgagcatacattcatataaatatacaagcaaTGTATATAGTTACGCTGATggttatatacatgaaaaaaaaaaaaacagagaaaacatatagaacggaatagagagagagagagagagagagagagagagagagagagagagagagagagagagagagagagagagagagagagagagagagagagagagagagagagcgtgcatgCCTGTGTGCGAGTAGGGAAAGACATACTTTCTTATACATTGAAAACATATGGaaaggcatggagagagagagaaagaaagacacacacacacacacacacacacacacacatatatatatgtatatgcatatgtgtgtatgtgtgtgagtgtttgtgtgtgtgagagagagagattgtgtggtgtgtgtgtgcgcgtgcatgagCGCACGCCCGTGCATGTACATAAGTGTAAGTtctttgtgcgtgtatgtatgcacgtatttaTGCATACACGTTTTATCTTaccatatatacgtattatttatcattatctggaAACCCCTGCAGGTAATCTCTCCTTCAAGTTGtcgttttatctatttatgtgtacataaatacatacgcacgcaAATATATTCAGgcaacacatacacattaacaaACACTTTCGCACAGggacatgcaaacacacaaaccagcAAGTGCGCATGTTTCCATTTACACATCGATAGACCTTCAGTATTTTTCGCATTAcagtcattatttctttattccctcCAGATGCGATAAAATAGATCAGCACCGTTCGGCCGaaagaaattctctttatttattatcattattattattattatttagatcttTTGTGAATGTCCACAAGACAACATTTTCTTTATACATGACAGATGCAAATTCTTTAGTTCTTACTCCttgatttatcattttataagttgcttatgcatgtacataaacaaataaatagattaataaatgaagaaataaatctacacaactatatacatttatatgcgatttatgtatatatatgtatatatatatatatatatatatatatatatatatagatatatagatatatatatacacacgtgcgcacgcacacacacacatacacacacacacacacacacacacacacacacacacacacacacacacacacacacatatatatatatatatatatatatatatatatatatatatatatatatatatatatatatgtgtatatattatatattatatatatcttatatatatacatttatatgtatatatatatatatatatatatatatatatatatatatatatattatatatatatatatatatatattatatatatcttatatatacatttatagtatatatatatatatatatatatatatatatatatatatatatatatatatattgcacacacacacacacacacacacacacacacacacacgcacacacacacacaacaccaaacacacacacacacacacatatgcacacacacacacacacacacacacacacacacacacacacacacacacacacacacacacacatatatatatatatatatatatatatatacacacatgtatatatatatgatatatatatatatatatatatatatatatatatatatatatatatatatatatatatgatatatataatataatataatatatatataatataaaatattatatatatatatatatatatatatatatatatatatataatatatatatatatatatatatatatatatatgaaacacacacacactcacacacacacacaaaacacagacatacatacacacacatacacacgaacacacacacacacaaacacacacagacatacacacagacacacacaggcacacacacacacatatatatataatatatatatatatatatatatatatatatatatattatatatatatatatatatatatatatatatatatatatatatataatatatatatatgtataaatagatattatacactattatatatatatatatatatatatatatatatatatatatatatatatatatatatataatatatgtacaacacacacacacacacacacacacacacacacacacacacacacacacacacacatatgtatgtacacatatatattatatatacatacatacacccacacacacacacacacacacacacacacacacgcacacacacacacacacacatcatataatatatataatatatatatatatatatataatatatataatatatatatataatgtatatatataatatatataatataatataatatatatatatatatattatatatatatatatatatattatatatatataatatatatacatattatatatatatatatatatatatatatatatatatatatatatatatatatatatatatatatatatgcacatatatatatatatattatatatatatatatatatatatatatatataatatataatattttatatatatatatatacacatgaacacacacacacacacacacacatgtatacatacacagtacatatatatgtatcaaaccTAGGATGACATTCGACCTGCCAAAGCCAAAATCCTGATCTCATTTTCTTAACATTCACATCATAGTAATTGCTaagtgatattttttgttttttagtataaaaatgtttatttccGTTGCCCTGTTGAACAaaatttctccttctccaccattCTTCGTTTTAATGGTATTTTGACCGAACTTTGAGTAGTAcaggaaaatttttaatacagattttcattactatatatatatcagtacatttTACATACTgcacaatgataatgaatatataaatggaatACAAAAAAgcggtttaataaaaaaaaggcagttGGAGCTTGAGTTCAATTATATTAGCGACTTAGATTCAGAGAGATattgaaaatgaaagtgagacaGACAGTGAGACACAGAGATAGAATGCAATGGACGATTAAAAACGTTACACTCTTGTTGGCACTAATCATAGATGTTAAGGAGGTTCTAGAGGAACTGGAAGAGATACTGTActgtatttattaataaaaatagatagtagCTGACGTACAATATAAATTAAACGTAGGCCGGAATTGGCTTGTAGGAAGGAGCGGGTTCGTAGGCTGGAGAAGGCGTGTAGACTGGGGCAGGTTCGTAGGTAAGTGCAGGGTCGTAGGCAGGTGCAGGTTCGTAAGCAGGTGCAGGTTCGTAAACAGGggcaggcttgtaggcaggagcaggtTCGTAGACAGGGGTAGGCTTGTACTCAGGATACAGGGGCTCACCCTCATAGCTGACCTCAACTACGTAGCCAgagtcgccgttgacagtgtaGGTGACCTTCTGTAGACGACCGTCAGGAAGGAGGACATAGTAAGTTCCCTGGGTGTTGTAGTCGTTGCGAGCTTCCTGGTGGCCGAAGTCGTTGCCAGAGTAGTCGTCCCTTACCGCATAGTTGAAGTCATGCTTGGTAGGTTCCTGTTGAAATGGCTTGATTTTTAGCACTAAAAATATTATGTCAAGGATTATAGCAAATATATACAAGATGGGTAAATAAGATGATTATATGAATAAACAGAGCTTAAATCCAACCTCGTATGTGGGCTCAGGGGCAGAGCTGTACACAGGTTGTGACGGAGCAGCCACAGCGAGAGCCACGAGAACCAAAACGACGACGATCTAGAATTTGTGAAGTTTGTAGTCATTAATATCGAGACATAGACACAGATCCACATTCGTCAGTGAGGTAAATATCAAACATGATTTCGTTCATCCTTCCAGAAAGTAGCTCTTTGCAACTCACCTTTGCGAACATCGTGAGAATTCACAGAATATGGTAATGCAACCTTTGTGGCGGTACCTTTTATACCTATAGCTGAAGCTGGATGGGTGGAACTTTATATGGAGCGACGGGGAAAGATAATTATATCGTACACGTCTtacccttgtatatatatatatatatatatatatatatatatatatatatatatatatatatatatatatatttatatgtatatatatatatgtatatatatatatatatatatatatatatatatatatatatatatatatatatatatatataataccattataaAGCAGAGAGGcgtaattattttcaatatctaaAGCGTTTCTGGAAAATGCTGGTAACTCTAGTCGTATACATACCAAAATCTTAGCAAGtcataatggaatatatatatatatatatatatatatatacatacatatatatatatatatatatatatatatatatatatatatatgtatatatatatatatttagacatacacactcacacacgcacacccatacagatacatacatacatacatacatatatataaatatatatatatatatatatatatatatatatatattatatatgtgtgtgtgtgtgtgtgtgtctatgtatacatatacagatatatacacacacacatatatatgtatatacttatatgcacacacacaaacacacacacacacacgcacacacacacacacacacacacacacacacacacacacacacacacgcacagacacacacacacacacacacacacacacacacatatatatatatatatatatatatatatatatatatatatatatatatatgtatttatatatgtatatacatatgtgtgtgtgtgtttgtgtgtacatacatgtatatacatatatacatgcatatatacatatatatatatatatatatatatatatatatatatatatatatatatacatgcatatatgtatatatatatttatgtatatatatatatatatatatatatatatatatatatatatatatatagagagagagagagagagagagagagagagagagaggagagagagagaggagagagcagagagagagagaggagagagagagaggagagagagagagagagatagagagagagagagagagagagagattcatattcAGACAAGAGCTGGAGATTCATTTGAAATTAGTGACTTCTTTTATTACTCACACAGCTGTTGTCGCCACGACTTAGATAATTAATAACTCTCCGATTCGCTGGCCATATTCCCCTCCGTCACGATATATGTACGTCCGTTATTTTCTCCTCTGctcatattttaatcattatatgttatatcatatattatattacattatctatatatatatatatattatatatataaatatataatattgtgtgtgtgtgtgtgttgtgtgtgtatgtgtgtgtgtatgtaatatatatcaaataccatTATAAAGCAGAAgctaattattttcatatctaaaGCGTTTCTGGAAAATGCTGGTAACTCTAGTCGTATACATACCAAATCTTAGCAAGTCATaatggaatatttatatatataatatatataatatatatatatatatatatacatacatatatatatatataatatatatatatatatatatatatatttaatatcatattacacatacaacacacacacgcacaccactacagagacatacatacatacatactatatataaatatatatatatatatataattatatatatgtatatatatatatatattatatataataatatatatatatatatatatatatatatatatagtgtggtgtgtgtggtgtctatgtatacataacagaatatacacacacacaatatatgtatatactatatgcacacacacaaacacacagcacacacgcacacacacacacacacacacacacacacacacacacacacgcacagaacacacacacacacaacacacacaacacaacacacatataatatatatattatatatatatagtatatacgattaataattaatacaccacacacacacacaacacccaccacccacacacacacattatttatatatatgtatattatatattatatatatatatatatatatatatatatatatatatatattatatataacatgcatacatacatatatatatatacatatatatacatacatcatatatatatatatatatatattatatatatatatatataaatatatatttacacacacgcacatacacaaacacacacacaataatgtgcgtgtgtatatacttatatatatatgtttg encodes:
- the LOC119589103 gene encoding cuticle protein 19.8-like, producing MIAKTAIILAVVAVAVAAPSQPAYGYAPEPAYEEPAKYDFNYAVKDEYSGNDFGHQEARDGYDTQGSYYVLLPDGRLQKVTYTVNGDSGYVAEVSYEGEAQYPEYKPAPAYKPTPAYA
- the LOC119586890 gene encoding adhesive plaque matrix protein-like, yielding MFAKIVVVLVLVALAVAAPSQPVYSSAPEPTYEEPTKHDFNYAVRDDYSGNDFGHQEARNDYNTQGTYYVLLPDGRLQKVTYTVNGDSGYVVEVSYEGEPLYPEYKPTPVYEPAPAYKPAPVYEPAPAYEPAPAYDPALTYEPAPVYTPSPAYEPAPSYKPIPAYV